The genomic segment GAACTTTGTTTCCgcgtaaggaaaaagaaattatacAGAAAACCGCCATTCAAAGCATTTCCCTGTTACCACTTCTGCAGTTGCACTATTACGTACTGACATATTATTTTAGCGTCAACGCAAGGGCTGTCTCTGTCTACTTGTTCGTTTATTTAATGATGTATGCTCGTGGAATTCGCCTGTTTGTATctgtatatgcatatatattCGCATGCTGAATGACCTCATAGGACGAAAACATACGACCAAGGCAAAATGCATGCGCACCAACGTAAAAATAGCGTATGCAATGGGCCAGACCACTGATGTTGCCATCGGAGAAACAAAGATTTCGGTCTTTTATTGCTTATACATCACAGCTGATAGATGATGAGACTGACATTCAGGGTAGAATCTGTaagaaagaattttttttctttttacttacaAGCCTGGCCTGCCCATGCAAACGCGGGCCCTGGCTAAGCTTATTAATGAACACCCGGGCCCGGGCCAGGCTCGGGTCGTAACATCAAGCCCGTGCAGTGCTTTACCTATGATAATGATTCAGAGGCAACTCGGCTTTTTGTTGCCACCCCTCTACTAAACTTAATTTCTTTGTTCTTCGAGTTGCTAACTGCAAGCTATCAAGGTACATTTGGCATCCGTTGTCCTTGCCTGCATATCAACGTCACGTTCCGTGATTATGCCGTCTTGGCCGTTCCCATACAATGGCGCTGCCGCTCTAACGCCGAGCTGAAGGCATGGCGTTCGTAGTGCACAGAATGCCACCTAAGAACCgcctgcagtaaaaaaaataagatgCGGCAGGTAGAAAGTGACGAAAGCAAGAATCAAGATGTGTGCAAACTGTTTCATTCAGAAGGAATAACGTCCCAGCTCCTTGTTGGAccaccataaaaaaaaatgaaagatcgTTAGCGCGAAGAGAAAGTCCTCGCTCACGATTTTTTTCAACAATGCTCAGCACATGGTGTCACTCGTTGTGCTGAAATTAGTCCGAAAAAGATTGGGCAAAACACTGTTGCTGCCGGTGTGTACCACGTCGGGCGTTCCAACGAACTAGGCGAGTCCATTTAGTGCATCTCTCGCAGCGAATTTATCATTCCGCACATCTTGACCGCTGGTCCCAGCTTCATGTTCATCGCCGACATCAAGTGGCGCTCGTTCAGCAGAAACAGCGCTTCGCCGTCGATCTCCTGGTCGCGGAATTTCTCGGCGTAACGCTCGTATCCCGGCAGTCTCACGACGTACTCGGCCACGTCCTCCACCGTCCACTCCTCGGGACAGTGCCCCCTCGGCGGGAGAGGGAGAGGTCGCGGCTTCAGAGCGACAAAGACTTCATATGGCGTCAATACTGGCGGTGGCGGTGGCTCGTTTCGGGCCAGCGGTGGAGCAGGCTCGCGGGTGAAGCCCCGTGCACAGGCCAGAGCCGAGGTAACGGCCGGGTCCCGCTTCGGGGCGCGCTCGACGACAGTTGGCTTCACATTCGGGCTGTCGACGGCCCGGCGGGGATCCCGAACAGCAGAAACCGACGACGCCGGACCGGCCTGCACGTGGCCGGTAGTTTGTCCGGCCCGCAGAGAGCGCCGTGCTCGCAAACCGATCGTCGACTGCACGGACTCTTCTTGCACGACTCTCCAGCCGAAACTGTGCGTACCGGCCACCGCCTGGCACACCATTCGATGGGAGCCGCGTCCAAAGCGCACCGACAAGCCTACTCGTCTCGCCGCCGGGGCCTCTGACGAGAGCCAGCGTTCCGCGTCTCGGCGAGAAGACACGCTAGAGTCCCGTTGTCGTCCACAGTGCGCCATGCTTGTCGCAGCTCGGCCGACGTCGCCGCCGGCGCGCGGGCCTGCCTTCGTTCCACGGGTTCTAACGGTGCTCATGACGGCACTTGAACGATGATGACGAAGTTTAACACCCTTTCGACGATTACACACATACAAGCCACGATGTTTGACGCCGTAGTCAACCGACAGTGACTCTTCGTTAGTGCGAGCACGGCAGCGGTACGGTTTACGGAGCCAATCGCTCGGATTACCCGGATGAACCGTTTGCTGATGACGATGACACCGTCGCGCGCCGAGGTTTTTGTTTCGGGTGTAACTGGGTTTCGTTTTTTAATGAAGCGCTCGATCACGAAGTGGAAACTGCACGTGTACGTTCTCTTGGTGTCTACTTTTtgtagattgattgattgattgacatatTTATTCAATGATTAATTGATTGATACACCCTGACAACCTATACGAGGGTGATGACAGAAGTTGTAGAGGTTTCAGCTGTAGCGCATTGAGTTGCTAATATTGGTGGTGATGTCGCAGCCGCACTAGTTTCGTTATGGTTAATTCGAGGGTATCGGAATGGAACGAAACAAACGATATTTTTGACTGAAAAGAAAACGCAATTGAAACGTTATTTACtattttgtttcggagtgaaaccgaaacATTTTTTATCGCTTCTCGGTTCAAGGGGAAACTCGGCGATCCGAAACAACTGACGTCAGGCAACGTCAGCATTAACTCGTACTTCAAGCAGGGACAGTGCGAGCGACAGTCCGTCCAGAGTTACACTAATCTAAGCCTGTCGCTCGGTGCACCAGCAGGTCGGCGTCGTAGCAAAATCCAGGGCTTGCTcgctgaagagcttatcgtttcgttttctacAGGTGCAACGCTTTATTAACGAAGTGTAATCGTTCGTTTGTGTTTGTTTAAGTTCACGTTATCGGAACAGTGTTGACGCATTTACGCGCGTACACTGGAtgacgtgctgcttttgggatcATGCTCGGTGCCTcgactcaaggcactgagcatgatctcagaattcataATGCACTTAGtgagaaaaataaatgttttttatCGTTACTTTGCTTCGAAAATTTTTTGCGTGCAAACAAAAATCCGTTTTGAAACGTTacgggtcattttttttttttgttccgtagCAGAACAGGAAGGGAACTTTTTCAGTGGAACGAAGCTGAAaatacaacgaaaaaaaaaaacattttagttCGACATCCTGCTAATTTCTGAAGAGCTGAACACGACATTGCGAAACACAACTCCGTTTGCGACGCGGACGCGTTGTTATGGAAGGGCGTGCGACTCGAAGTCGCCTACTCTTCTTTGTCTCGTCGCCTGTATGCCGCTCCTACCGCGTTGAACCAGTACCAAttaaatactactactactatcaaATACTACTCAAGAAGAGTGCCACTTTGGGCAAATTGTTTGAACATCGAGGCACCGAAAGGAAGCGCCCGTGTTGTCCTGTTCTCGTGGTCCTGTTGTCTGcgctgttgttctttttttttttccttctttcagcATGTCCTGCTAAAGCGTTATTCGACAACTTGAGCAAGACAATCGGCGCTTTAATGAGCAGGCGTTATGAGGCCACGTGCTGCGCCCTAATGAGAGGAGCTAGTGAACAAATATCGCAGGGTTTCAGGAGATAGTTTACATACTCTGTTTCAACGGGTCAACTCTTTGTAACACTTTCCGCAGAGCCAGTTTCTCAAAAACTAGGGTTGTGGGTTTGGAATTACGtcgataaaattaaaaaaaaaaacaagtacgcTTATCCCACGTGCTATGGGAATCGGTTTAGCGCAGTTTTCAGTGGTGTTCGCGTATAGGGAGtgggagaaaaaaatatatatatacgaaaggCGAAGAATGCGgtctggcacgtacccaggatttttgggggggcgggggggggggggcaacccaaagTAGCTTTTCTATCCAAATGAGGGGAgggggtacttttactagtacaaatgtgaataacgctcgccattcgccataaagacgagcaaagccgcaaaagagaaatgaaataaggtgtatctcacaggtacgcctgtgagatacacctcttctttactaggcaaacaaggaaccacagcAAATGGaatcgcgcaggaaagaagcgcaggaagaacactgccaagaacaatttaaaaaagcgaaagtgtaaaataaagatttctatggtatcatacaacttaaaaaaaaaaaagaagaagcagtagttgacaaccaaggcacacggactaCGCGGGgctgtgttactccgccagccaatcacagaagcaaacaaaatcgtcatcATGCGGTctcttcaaaatggcgtcgtacttgatacctccggagcgtctgctgttcttgaagagcttCTGCGGAGCTTCTGCAGATGTTTTACCGCGTTGAGTAGtctgccagcgtttgacagtgcttttgtttGCTCGggacagacgctgaatcgacgcagcttccacgtgcgacggtttcgcgtttgtcCAGACGCGCAAGGGAagagccgcaaaataagtaaacttttacactcggaggtgtgttttgtcttattgaACTGTTGCTAACAAGGTGTTTTTCCTCCCCAGCTAAACTTACATGGATGAAAACGAGGGACTCTATTctgaagcgctctcacttgtgcgtgctttgcctccgtagctttcacCTCACAgacacagaaagttgtccgcgcgCTCACGCTCAGATGCTTTTGTCTTGCTGTGCtgcgtggtgcggaccggctcTGTTCTGCGCCAGGTTCACTGCGGGATCTTGatgttcaaaactagtcaaaatCAGCGAGACCCTATGGCAGCGACACCGATAAGCAGACCGGCCAAAGTTTAATTTCTACGCGGGCGGCCGCGGCCGAGCCTGAGCAGATCAgtttcttccggaagtacgtattTATTGTCGAATTTCGAAAGCGTATTTTCGCTTACTTCCGCCTTTTTagtaaactgcgtcaataaatacaCACAGTAACATTAGGCAGAAGCGCATTGACCCAAACACGCTTCCTGATTGTTGCCAGCTATTGGGAAATGGCAGCCGCGTATacgaatctgctatattacgaaatagagagagagagagagagagagagagagagagagagagagagagagagagagagaggggatgCATACAATGCAGGGGGTCAACCAGAGGTAattgcggtttgctaccctgcacgggggaaaaCGTCAAGGGGGATATAAAGAGAAATAGGGTGCAAGGGGGAGacaggagagaaagagagacgagcacgaacgaACCCTGTGACagcgaaataaagcgtccagaaaagagtgaggaggagGCCTCGGTGGGAAAgggagcgtttgagagaaaggtgacttggCGCTCCAATGGCGAGATCCGCGCATGACTgcgaaatttggctgagatgttcacagcagcgtacgcTGTCCGTGGCGTCTGCTTTTTTTCGCCAAGTCCGAAGAGCGGTTCAGGGCCTCTCTAAGTGCAAGTCTTCGAGCTCGAAACTCCAGAACAAGTACGAGGATGCGAGCGGCATAATTATTGTACCACTGAAGCTTCTCTACAACCTGCAGTTTCAGTTTCGTTTGTCAGGAGTTCtacgtgtcgtgacgtcacgacgcagaaggtggtcacgtgggagcaagACATGGCGGCGTTCCGGCACTCCCTCCTGCTAGCACTGTCGTCTGATATGCCATTACATTAAACGGCGCAGCCAGTAGCGTGATACCGGACAACCGAGCGAGCCGGGGCGAGTGCCAAAGCGAGTGCCAAAGCGTCAGGTTgttctgctcccacgtgaccccCTTGTGCGTCGTAGCGTCACAGAGACCTACTCCACACGCTTCTGGAAGGCGAGATTGAAAGTGGTCGTACAAAAGCTTTAGACGCTTCCAGTGTCACTGATGTACCGGTACGTTTCCGCATTTCTGTACCGCCATGTTCCTTTCGATATTCCTTTTGTCAGATAAGAATGCGAGTGTCATACCAGGAGAGTATTTGACATTGTCCGCGCCAATTTTGCATATTTACACAACCAAAAAGAAACCGTTCTGTTCGTTTTATAATATCCGAGAGAAAACCCGATGCTGGGGGTGCGTCAcctccaaagaaaaagaaagaagaaaacgacgttgAAAAGGTTAACGCCGCTGTGAGGCTTGCTGCTACTTGTTCAAGGTTTCGAAATCGAGCGCTTTCATTTAAGTTAAAAATTTAAAACGGAGAAATGTGCACGTTAGTTGTCCTTTAATTTAAATTGGTGCCGAGTCATGTTGAATGTACCCCGAGAAAGCCTGTATGCCACACATTATGCGCTGTTGTGGCGCTGGAAAGTACTTACATCACTGCCAATCAGATAACTGCATAACCCTGCCGCGCAAAACTGGGAAAGTGAACGAACGAGGAATATTTATACCTGCATTGCCGATTTAACCGTCGAAGACATTTCTAACAAAATTATATTTTGCCGGTGTAGAATGTCGGCACTGCTCATAACGATTCAGACGCTGCTCGACTTAATTTGGTTCTTGCCTCACTTTATTTTTGCTCTTTGAGTTGATAACTGCCAGCGCACAAGATTCTTTCTTCAGGTTGTCCTCGCCTACATATTGACCTCAGGTGCCGCATGCACAACCTTGACCATTCGCTATTCTTACGGCGCTACCATTACTACATTTACCTGAATCTGCAACGTGCGAAAAGTACTGAGTACCACGTAGGAACCGCCGGCGGTGACAATTAAAACAGGCAGTCAGGAGATCACGAAAACAACGGGGGAAAATGTACAAACCCTTTCATTTAACAAGAATAACATTCTAGGTTCTTGTTGGACAaccatgaataaaaaaaaatggcagagagaaagagaaagagaaagagaagagtcGCTCTTGCTTTCGGCAACGCTCTGCACAACATGTCACTCGTTGCAGTGACGCCAGTCCAGAGTGAGACCTGTGGGAAAAGCACTGCTGGCGCTACAACGAACACCACGCGAACACAACGGATGTTGCCATGAACAAGCACGAGTTCAGTTCAGGGCGCAGCCCTCAGCGAACTTATAATGGCGCACACCTTCAGCGCTGGCCCCAGCTTCATGTTCATCGCCGTCATGAGGTGGTGCTCCTTCAGCAGGAACAGCGCTTCGCCGTCGATCTCCTGGTAGCGGAACTTCTCGGCGTAGCGCTCGCACCCCGGTTGTTCCGCGATGAACTCGACCACGTCCTCTACCGTCCACACTTCCGGGGTGTTCATACTCCGCGGGGGAGGAGGTGCAGGTTGCTGCAGCGGTGCACTGAACACCTGCGAAGCCGTCTCTCGGCGAGGCTTAGATGGCGACGCACTTGTGCCCTTGGACTTGGCGGCGGTCACGTGAGCTGCGCTCTGTGTCATCGGCACCAGTACTACTGTCTTCTCGCTCGCTGATGACGTCGGAGTCCGTTCGGGTGTCGAGTGCGCGGTCGACGTGGCGGCAGGTGTGCGGGTCGTGACCGGCGGCTGCGCAGTCTGGACGAGAAACGTGTCCGCCGCTTTCCGACCCTGCCTACCGCAGGGGGTCGACTTCGCGGGGCGAGCTCGAGACGGACTCGGGTCCGGCGTCGTTACAGGAGCCGGAtgtgacggcgacggcggtgCGTCCGAACTCACGTGACAGTTGTGCTGCACGCCCACGGCGCTGGTCGTCTCGGCGGTGGTCGTGAAAGGCTCGGGCGACTCCTGGATGACGAACCCATCGATGACGTGCGTCGTAACGCCGGGCTTGGACACGAAGTGGCTGGGTAGGCGGCGAAAGAGCTCCGAGACGGAGAGCTCTCTGCTGGTTTCTGGCACCGGCGGAGGAGCTTCGCCGGCGTCCCCGAGGCTGGGTTGAGATCCGCCGCGTTGCCGTTCCGTGAAGTACGGCGGAGTGCCTCTCGGACTCCTGCAGGTGCCAGCAGAAGCGCGACCGCGGGTTTTCTGGCCCCTCATTGGCATACTCTGCCTACCGAAGCTATATGTGCGGTGCCTTGAAGACGTGCGTAGGAACGGCGTCAGGCGTCGACGCTTTCAGAAGAGAGAGGTTCGCGCCAAGCACGTGGGGCTAGTAGCACAGGTGGCGTGTCAGGCCTCCGTCCACTGCAGCGGTCGCGTTCAGCTTGCGGAGTCGTTTCGGCGGGTATGGAGAACGTGGCCGAACGAGAAAGTCTGATGATGGTGATGTTCGTGGCACGCGTAGGTGTGTTCTTCACGCGCAGACGGGCTAAAAAAGTATAGCAGCTCATCGTTCGGAGGAAAAAATAAAGCCAAGCTTGAAGCTCCACCTACAAATTGACTAGTATATATgcacgtttatttcttttttcaccgaaACATGACACTTTTCGCGAGCATTCGTTAACAAAATCGCGTTAATCGCTGTGACAGCGTCGACATCACGTCTTCAGCAGAAGGGTTGCTCGCGCAAACCAATGTGGAggagcagaaaaagaagaagaattacGTCACGCGAGCTCTCGATGAATGGGTCTTCCCCCGCGTAATTCTTTGACGCACGCGCAAGCCAGGTCGATTGGACAATGCGAAGAATCGGTATGGCAACGATAGAGCGTTCGAGGCCGATCCTCCTTCAGAGTGGGCTGCGTCATCTAACTGAGGAACAACAAAAACGAAACAAGAAGACGAGGCGAGGACAAAAAAAGTAGCAGGACTATAAAGTGCCCGGATTGTTTCGTTCCTTGTCACGCTGTGGTCTTGCACACATCGCCTTTTTAAAGCGCTCTTCAAGTATATCGAACGGTTCACGGGATGAGACCGACGAGGAAAACCGTCGGCGTTGATGAGCGTCCAAAGAGAAAAAGATTACACAAATTTAGCTTGAGGTTCTACCTCGGGTTTGGTATGCAAACAGCTGCTCAAACAGGAACGCCGATGTGCGCGCGCATATGCTCGCGCTACCAGTGGAAGCTATGGAACGCTGGCCAAGAACCGTCGAAGCCGTTGAGCGGAGGAGCGGGACGGGTGCGTCTACTTGGATTTGCCACTTTTGGCGctaaacgcatttttttttcgtctctaaGGTGCATTCTAAACCTCGACGCGCGGGTCACGCATACGTCGTCGATAGCAGGGCACCGACGGCgctaatcaaatcaaatcaaaatcaaaataattttatttcaggGCGTTTCCTGCGGAGACAGAGACTAAAGGTTGAAACAGCCTGACTGGGCCCCTGCACCCGTTCAGTTCATACAGCATTTGCGCGCACAATAACGTATACAGGGAGGTGCATATTATATGAAAATTGCAGTTGCACTCAATGTACAGCCcaagatggaaaaaaaaacttgacttCTAATACGTCAGATAACAAGTATGAGATGCATACATATGCACACAGATCATGCGCCTCGAGCATCGGTATAATTGCTGTCACAAAatcgacagtcacttaagtatccttaggtgatttgaatgcgaaagcttGATGACTTCTCAGCGTTATCACTTCATTGGTAAGACATATATCTAAAACTCTACCTTGATTTAGCTGAATCCCACCTTAATCTGTCTTACTCTAATCTGTACCAACCTTATTCCATCTTAATCTGCCTTAAGCTACCTTAATCCACACTGATGATCTTTCCTGCCACTCGTTGCGGACAACGCAGGTTTTTCTGGCTCATGGGACCAtacaatgcttttgcattaataaAACGACGAAAGAAATTTAGACTCGACGCGCTGTCAACGCTGCGCTCAACCGCCTCGATCAGTGGGGGAGTCAGAGCAGCGTTCTGGCCTTCTGTTACACTGGCATGAGCCTTTGTGCGCATTAACGTTCTTGCTGTGCCGGTGTGTTTATGCGCGCGCTCTGAGGAGGACAGGCAGTAGACGTCAAGCTAGCGTTATCACTGGGCACTGACTAACGCCCACGGCTTCCAGTCGgtgtctcatctcgtgcaccatcgaggcGCCACACCAGGCACCGCCGTCGGCGGCGCTCCAAAACTACTTCAGCgttctgagacgcctggtagctgcgaGGGTGCTGTTCCTTCTGCACAACAAGGGTTGCCTTACGTGCGGCGTCCTTCCGAAATGCCGCGCCCCGTGGCACCGTAAACTAATTTACATCCTTAGGTGTGGATAATGGCGTAACTACGCCTAAATATGACACCCTTACACTCTTTTTGGGGTGGAAGAGTGAGTTATAGACAGATTTACACCCATTTGCACTTGAAAGGTAGTAAATTAGTTTACAGCGTATACCTAAAACCCACACGGAGGTGTTCAAGCGCCGCTCTAGAGCTTGCTGTTACTGTCAATGCTTCAACCCTTCGGGCCGACTGCCAATTTGTTTGTGTGCTTTAAATGGCATTAGTAAAAATGTTCTCGCTGCCTTGTTGCTGGCATAGTATTCGAATATGGCTCTCAATTTGTGTGCCCCTCTGCGTTAATTTTATATCCATTCATTGGTTCATCACAACATAGCAGTACTATAAAACGGTACCAAGCAGGAAAGAGGTTACACAATGGTTTGTGCGCACCTCGATTCCACTTTATCGTAAAGGTAATCCAGTAACATTTGAGCACAAAGCGTTTTACGTCAGCACGAAAAGTGTACTAAAGCTGAGAACACATTGCACATACATTGAACTTTGTACAACTAACGAACACGTGTCAATAACGAGTTGCATTAAGAGCAGTACAAGACGTGATTAATCCAATGTATAATCTGGTTGATGTTTTATAATAGCCAAATATTTATTCGTTGAGTCACACGAAGCTCACCCTGAAGGTAAGCCTTGTGGCGCCCATTTCTGATTTCACGCAATCATTGAGAAGCCGTAGTAACTTCAACTTgaagtgaatatttttttttcctcgtcgaGTTACCCGTGCATTGGAAACGATGTATTATTCGGCGAGGGGGATTCCGCAATAACTTTGACCCCTTggtgcgcctaaatataagtgcTCGAGCGTTTGTGCATTTCGACTCCATGgatatgcggccgccacggccgggagtCGAGCCCGCGTCCTCGAGATCAACAACGGaacgccaccgcggcgggtggcaACGAATGTTATCACGT from the Dermacentor variabilis isolate Ectoservices chromosome 9, ASM5094787v1, whole genome shotgun sequence genome contains:
- the LOC142558178 gene encoding uncharacterized protein LOC142558178, which translates into the protein MSTVRTRGTKAGPRAGGDVGRAATSMAHCGRQRDSSVSSRRDAERWLSSEAPAARRVGLSVRFGRGSHRMVCQAVAGTHSFGWRVVQEESVQSTIGLRARRSLRAGQTTGHVQAGPASSVSAVRDPRRAVDSPNVKPTVVERAPKRDPAVTSALACARGFTREPAPPLARNEPPPPPVLTPYEVFVALKPRPLPLPPRGHCPEEWTVEDVAEYVVRLPGYERYAEKFRDQEIDGEALFLLNERHLMSAMNMKLGPAVKMCGMINSLREMH